A region from the Silene latifolia isolate original U9 population chromosome 7, ASM4854445v1, whole genome shotgun sequence genome encodes:
- the LOC141590259 gene encoding uncharacterized protein LOC141590259 has protein sequence MVIGTPTPVVNVAPQAVQSESPVIAPAAELTATPEEVQHQIQVVWNKDGTYGQVNTPLRPVVSLSRTAIIRAGQQSSKLSQYTFLDAMNNATPKVGIGTKGLFGLLETKVKPKSLNHVHMNICDGWSITTNTTYQPGGKVWVLWNPQKFKVQFLFYSAQMIHMKVTDSSLNFDFYCSMIYAFNDLNERKSLWQDLNQLSTQCQGPWVLCGDFNCVLSPTERLGGQTSNEEMEDFQNCIDQCGLIDSPAAGSLYTWTNKQDPSTRVYSRLDRVLVNQDWLTGRRDYFAQFYNEGLLDHTPCIIQDSTSALNGRKSFKYFTMWSQVGNFLPCVQHHWHVSYQGTKMYQVVKKLKSLKKPLRALNKELFADIENNAIHAWKHLDSLQTSLKQNPTNPCLILQEIEAAKVYRELQQAADSFLLQKSKATWVNLGDDNTGYFHKILKGRYTRNKVLKNVDMDG, from the exons ATGGTTATTGGAACTCCGACTCCTGTTGTAAATGTGGCTCCACAGGCTGTGCAGTCTGAGTCTCCAGTCATAGCACCGGCTGCTGAGCTTACTGCTACTCCTGAGGAAGTTCAGCATCAGATTCAGGTGGTTTGGAATAAGGATGGTACTTATGGGCAAGTTAATACTCCATTGAGGCCTGTGGTTTCCTTGAGTAGGACTGCTATTATCAGAGCAGGTCAACAATcttcaaaactctctcaatacACCTTTTTGGATGCAATGAATAATGCTACACCCAAAGTAGGAATTGGCACGAAAG GGCtatttggtctccttgagacCAAGGTAAAACCTAAGTCTCTAAATCATGTCCATATGAATATTTGTGATGGGTGGTCTATTACTACAAACACTACTTATCAACCTGGTGGAAAAGTTTGGGTTCTATGGAACCCTCAAAAATTTAAGGTTCAATTCCTGTTTTACAGTGCTCAAATGATACACATGAAAGTTACTGATTCTAGTCTCAATTTTGATTTCTATTGTTCTATGATTTATGCCTTTAATGATCTCAATGAAAGGAAGTCTTTATGGCAAGATTTAAATCAACTGTCTACTCAGTGTCAAGGTCCTTGGGTTCTTTGTGGTGACTTCAACTGTGTGTTATCCCCAACTGAAAGACTGGGTGGGCAAACCAGTAATGAGGAAATGGAGGATTTTCAAAATTGTATTGATCAATGTGGTCTGATTGATAGCCCTGCTGCTGGCTCACTTTATACCTGGACTAACAAGCAAGATCCCAGTACACGAGTTTATTCCAGACTGGATAGGGTTCTTGTTAATCAAGACTGGTTAACTGGCAGGAGGGATTATTTTGCTCAATTCTACAATGAAGGTCTTTTGGATCATACTCCTTGCATTATTCAGGATTCCACTAGTGCTTTGAATGGAAGAAAAAGTTTTAAATATTTCACTATGTGGAGTCAGGTTGGAAATTTTCTCCCCTGTGTTCAACATCATTGGCATGTATCCTACCAGGGAACAAAGATGTATCAAGTTGTGAAGAAATTGAAGAGTTTGAAGAAACCCTTGAGAGCTTTGAATAAGGAGCTTTTTGCTGATATTGAGAACAATGCAATTCATGCTTGGAAACATTTGGATAGCTTACAGACTAGTTTAAAGCAGAATCCAACTAATCCTTGTCTTATACTTCAAGAAATTGAAGCTGCAAAGGTGTACAGAGAATTGCAACAGGCAGCTGATAGTTTTCTCCTCCAAAAGTCAAAAGCCACTTGGGTAAATTTGGGAGATGATAACACTGGCTATTTTCATAAGATCCTGAAAGGGAGATATACAAGGAATAAAGTGCTAAAAAATGTTGATATGGATGGTTAG